Part of the Montipora foliosa isolate CH-2021 chromosome 13, ASM3666993v2, whole genome shotgun sequence genome is shown below.
TGGACACGTGAATGAAGTAGATAATACAGCAGAAAGTAATGAGGGTCTGAATAGAAGAGCCACATTTACTAACAACGGCGCAGAAGTTGGGTTGGTCGGAGTACCTCTTTATGACGTGTTTAATATTGACAAGTTGTTGCTTGACGGTTTGGAGATCAAAGTCAAAGTGGATCTGAACAACGATGCTTTTGTTCTAATGGCTGGGGAGACTCCAAACAACTGCAAACTAAAGGTCATGTCTAGTACGCTTCGCATACGAACAGTGCGTGTTGCAGACAGTGTGAAACTAGAACATGCACAGATCATGCAAGGTCACAAAGGGAGCGCACCGCTACCAGCCATCTATACCCTAACCAGAACCCCTACGCAGGCAAGGATCATCCCTCAAGGAGTCTTAAATCACACTGAGACAGATTTATTCCACGGTTTCATTCCTCAGTGCATCATTTTTGGGCTCGTGCGAAACGATGCCTTCAACGGAAACCTTGCAAGAAATCCTTTCAACTTTGAGCTGTTTGACCTGCAAGACATTCGGATGACTGTGAATGGAGAAGAAATGCCTTATTCTGCGCTGGATCTGACGGGTGGAAAAAAGATCGATGGTTACAACACGCTGTTTTCAGGAAGTGGAGACATGAATTGTGGGCACGGGCTTGACATTGATAGAGTGGATTGGGAGAACGGATACGGTTTGTTCCGTTTTGATTTGACACCGGCAGGAAGTGGACATCCCGATCATCTGATACCTCATCGAACGGGTAACGTGAACCTGTACCAGAAATTTGGAACTCAGACGAACTCAGTTCTGAATTTAATTGTGTACGCAGAATTTCAGAATCAGTTGGAAATTGATCGCAATCGTCGCGTGGTCTACGATTTGTCACAAGGCTCTTAGTTCATCGTCATGCATACGACCCAAGAACTATGGCAAGCCTGTCTTTCTGACCCTGTGTTAGCACCTCTGATGCAAGGCGTATTTCCAAGGGATAGGCTACCTGTCATCAACACCTACCCAGCCGGACTCATCGCGAATACGGACCCTCATGACCAACCTGGGACACATTGGGTGGCTATGTACTTTGAATCGCCTCGTGAAAGTGAATTCTTTGACAGCTACGGATTTCCTCCTGAAACTTACAACATGGATACCTACATTCTACGGGAAGTTACCTATTATAACGACAAACCACTGCAAGGACTGAACTCGGATGTTTGTGGAGATTATTGTCTGTTTTATCTCATTCGGCGAGCACGGAATGTTGATATGAACACTGTTCAAGCTAAATTTAAACGATATGATTCTCAGTGGAACGATGCACGAGTTGAACGGAGTGTACACGCTTATTTTAATTCAGTCATTTATCGTCAAGTTAATGATTGCTTTCAACAAGGTTGTAAGTCATTTCGCTGTGTCCATAAGCAATAAAATCATgttgaaaagtaaacaaaatgttGCTGTTTTTGTGTGTATTTGCTAGTAAAAGGGGTGGGAATTCTATCTCGTGTACACAAATCGTTGAAGCTTCGTCTTGTGAACATGTCTCAATTCAAGTGCCCCAGCAGTATTATCATTTCTGGCCCCAGCCAATgcggaaaaacaacatttacgCGCCAAATACTTCAACACGCAGATTGTTTATTTGAACGCCCCATTCGCAAGATCGTGTATTGCTACGGTCAATGGCAAGATTGTTTTAAGGAATTGGTAAAGGAAGTCACGTTTATGGAGGGTATTCCCGACGACATTCCCGCCTTATTTCCACCCCCTCATCGTCCTGGTCTGCTCGTGTTAGATGACCTCATGAGAAACTGTAGCGATGACGAGCGCATTTTGGATTTGTTCACCAAAGTGTCCCATCATTGTGACGTCACCTGCATTTATTTGACACAAAACCTTTTCCCCCAGGAAAGTTTTCCCGGAGCATTTCTCTTAATGCTCATTACATCATTGCTTTTAACAATCCTCGAGATACTTTGGGGTTGAGGACACTGGCACAACAGGCGTTTTCTGGGCGCGTTCCGTTTGTGTGGGAGAGTTTTCAAGACGCTACATCACAACCATTTGGATACTTAATGATGGATTTACATCCACGAACCCCGGACATTCAACGATTGCGAACAAGGATCTTCCCAGAGTCACATTCATATCCCATTGTTTACGTTGATAAGAAAATCTATAAAACCGATGAACCCTTTCCGGTAGATTTCATTTAACGCCATGACTTTGCAATTGTTGCACCGCGAGGAGACAGTAAACAATCAAAGTGGTGGTGACATGACTTTGCGTTCTAGAAAGATTTCAAAAGCTACCgagagaagaaaacaagaactcGTCAAGGCTTCCAAAGTCAATCAACATTTACCGTTTCTCTGCACTTGTTTTACAAGCAGAGGGAAACAGCGGAAAGAGATCATATCTCACGCTAGTAAGGGACAAATAGAAGCCATCAGTGAAGTCGCCCTTAATCTACTTAAAGGGAACATTATGGTTCCAAGTTCATCATTTAAACGCTTGAAACCACACAAGTCGAAACTCCTGTATTTGACTCGCAAGACACCTagtctgaagaagaaaaaagaagttctcAATCAGCAAGTAGGATTCCTGCCAGCTCTCGCCTCTTTGATTGCACCGTTCGCTTTGGATTTATTGGGTAAAGTGCTAAAATGAAACACGTACAAAAGATGATGTTGGTTCCAGAGCATTTATTGCAAAGCCTTGAGACAGAACATCGCTTAACCTCACCTCCGCAACTCACGACCTTGACGCGCTTGGATCAAGACATGAAACATATCACGGATTCTACTTTGCCCGCAGATCAAAAAGTGGCCTTATTGGATCAACTATTACAACGGTACCAAGGTTTGTCAAAACAAATGAAGAGCGAAACGAAGACGAAACCTGTAGGGACAGCGACAACAACTCCAAATGCGCCCACTCCAAACCATTCTCCAACGATATCCGAGGTACAACCCAAAAAGACGGCACACAGGAAACTTCCAACCACACCCGTTGGTCCATCCAAAATTCCTGTCAGGATAGAAACACCACCTTCTCCTATCGAAAAGGACACAGATCCCTGGATCTTTGAAACGCCCCCAGATTCCACGGAGAAGAGAGTCATTAAAAGGTCCTACAGGGCGAGAACACCTATGGTTGCCCGATTAAGGAGTAATAAAAAGTGGGAACCTTACTGAACAATAATGATGCAGCGAACTCAAGTGAACTACATTTACGCGTGTGTTATTTAATGTTGCTCTAACGCGTTGAAatagtgcatgcataatagaacaCTAATGATAcagcgaatgcaagtgaattacaacattttttcttctcttATTTGCGCGTGTGTGATATATTTTCGCTCAAAAAGCGTTGAAACAAtgcatgcataatagaacactaatgatgcagcgaatgcaagtgaattacaaagagaactactctcacaaatatcacattgtgataagcgttctctgttaattcaataaaacgcttgaaatgtttgttggtgtgtatttattgacttaacaactataatctttgttgtacatagggtgcgttttcaaaacaactttttttcggattaaggtttgtttaaagagaactatctctcgcaaatatcacattgtgataagcgttctctgttaattcagtaaaacgtttgaaacgtttgttgatgtgtttttattgacttaacgatagccttctgcaaataaaattcgTTCGAGTTAGTCCGGTCTCGAATGTTTCATATTCTGTATGTCTGAACAGAACTGCATTATCAGAGTCACAGTATTTGTTTAAGCGCAACGCAACATGTTTAAGGTTACGATAGTCAAATAGTAGAAGAACAATCATTTATATCAACTTGTCACTAGAGtatcttttaataaagcgttttaaacgtatattgttgtttgctcatgttttgaaaagtattttgaaatacgaTATGAAACCAACTCCCGCTTCACCATACAACAGTATAAAACGCTTCTCAAAAtccaaaggtttttttcaagcgttttcaGAAAAGGTTTTATTCAAATCTGTTGAGTAGGCTTTCTTTGTGTCTGTGCACTGAAGGATGTCTTTGTGTATTCTTACATAAAAAAGATTGCATTTACCCGTGTTTCATTCAAGCGCGAGGTTGAAAAACTTTCCTTAAAAAAGGTTGTAACAACGGAGTTCACGTTTGTTCAAAAAGCGTGAAAGAGTTGAGAATGCTCCTCTTTTCcacacaaaacaactttttttcgtCTATATTCTTCCTTCTTCACGCTTCGATCGCCTCTAtgcaaatttagtttaaaaaagaacaaagcgcttGTGGACTTGTCCTGGCGTGTAAAGCCTTTTGTGtatgtgttttaaaattctgtttgacTCGCTTCAAAACAATAGGGTTCTCACTTCACTTTGTAGGTACGTGACCCCAAGCCCAGAAAGTTAATGTATACCGACGTCAGCGGTGTCTCATTGGCCCGTGATGACATCACCTTGACCTCATTGGCTCCCTGTCTTTCCCATTGTTCTTTTCGCTATATCTTTGCGTTACCACCCGGATGGCTGGGTGGAAACAGAACACAGGCACAGCAAACACATCTCGCTTACTTTCTCaataaaagaaaccttcatgtaCGTTCGTGActaaccctaatttatgcgGCGACCTGGGATGCACGTGTTGTTTCACGAGTTAGGGTTACAGCCGAcattgcgtcatgccccaacttgcccctaatttatgcacgccccattctttcacgtgttagggttaAAACCGACAcattgcgtcatgccccaacatgcccctaatttatgcacgccccccttcttttgtcttttgattgatgacgtcatttgatgactacctgtcaaATCTGGTCTGAATAATCGCATACAACTACTTAAGCTTCGTCTTATGGGTTTATTAGAGTGTCGGGGGTGTGACAGTAAGGTTTTTCCGTCGCGATGCATGGCGCATATTCGCAAGCTCGAATATACTACTGTGTCTGATAACATCGTTCTACTGTTACTCGCGCGTCATCGTCGAACTCAAGTTCGAGACAGTCGTGTGGAACACGACAATTGCTTTCattaatttataaataattaaataaattgaacTTTTTCTTGTCACAAGATTACTGTTAAAAGTTAACGTTGAAAGGGTATTTGCAATTGCAGGCTACAAAATCCACAAAAAGTAGTTTGAACTCCTTCGGCGTTTGTTACTGTGGAACGGGGCTTAAAAGCAAATTCAAGAACATGATATAATATATATTTCACTGCTAGTCTTACTTCTTTGATCTTGCAACAATACAGAATTGGGTTTAAAGTTGAATTGAAGAACATTGAAGTAATTGTAGAATACATGTTAGCAAAAAAGCTGGCGATTTAGTCGTTTCACAATCTCGATACGCAAAGGGCGCCACGACCAAATATGGCAAATAACACAGCACCAATGATAACTGAATCAACATTACACTAAACACGGTTTTTCTACATCGTGCTATATTCATTGGagttatttgattctcgtgcACCATTCGTTGCTTTTGAAGCATATGTCaaagtaagaaaaaataaaggttATTCTTAAAACAAATGATGTTGGTTTAAGTCAACGGACGTGAGCTCACTGTCTATAGAAACGtcttaatttaaataatttaaggGCATTTGCGCCCAACAAATAATTAAACATTTGGCGTGTTTGAAAGTAGACTTTGCCCTCGTTAAGAACTTCGTTAGCAACACAGTTGAAATTCTGAGTACAAGTAAGCCTGAGGTAGTAAACAGTCATCATTTAAcgtattaaagaaataaatcgGAAGACACAAACATTCTGCTGGGTGCTATTTAACTCATGACAACGTTTATTGACGAATGTTTATGGTTTATGCCTGATAGCACTGATCGCCTGCCAGCGCAGAATGCTTTCCCGTAGAGGAACAAAAAACTTTGAAGGAATTTTGTAATATATAGCAGGAAGGAAAAAATAGGGAACGCTTGGCAGAGAACCCTGTGATTGTCACGCAGTGAAAAACGCCCACCTGTCGACAAACCAATTGagggtttgcatctgacgtgacggcggccatgttagtgtacagtacaatgcagtaaaatgtcttttgggaatttgactctattattatgcaaaaactCGTGGggccattttttattgttttgtacaccaacatgggcgtctcatcacgtggatgcaaaccaagaattcaCAGCTTATACAACTTACCCAATTACGAAATGACTGAAATCAACAGCAAAAATTCCCCAAAGATCTTTGAATACTATTCATAATTATTTTCCGATATttgtgatgatttaaaacgttCAAGTTAAGGTTTTATTCACAGGTGTCGCAAACTGAGGGTGAATGAATACATAATAGACGTAATTATAAGGATTTCAGTCAGAAATTTGGTAGAAAgattaaaaacttttgtttaggcctaattaggcctaaggttagcttttaagaatgtttaggatactttctgtattggtgaaacaatgacctgcaacctgtgacctgccacttgcgacctgcagattagactcgccgtccgaaattctggtaaaaacgtggacgaagcttaccgaataactttggttggcctctgtggggggattaattgagcagtcttcgtctgaatgtcatggatttctgtattcatgttttcaaacgagttatggaggcagtaaacaatgttgacgtcggggaattcggtgctggaagccttcccggtatacaggctcacgctcaaacgttgaggtaaaaaaattgctgttaggttcaatttcatggtatcaggatatcatgatagcagctaggaaattgataagtctgtgattaatattgaatgtgcctccctgtgacatgaagggaaatcaattagcccggaatgaaattttacacagctacaattgggcattctaaatttcccagttcctcagttatcgagttccataagtatgccaccgttgctgttgagaaaagtgtatgccaggcaaaacaagttatatctcggtagcctgaaagtgaagaaataatttgcctgtgtttaaattaacaaatacaccaatacatcactaaggtttcatgtttaaccggagaattagggaagcagatgttcgaaggtgtaatagctgttgagttttattcctcagttatcgagttccgtAAGGGTccgtaagtataaaacttaaaaatggattgctttaaaatcagaaaagaaccaattcaccgttgctgctgagaaaagtgtatgccaggcaaaccaagttgcatctcggtagcctgaaagttaactgaaaaaaaatttgcctgtgtttaaattaacaaatacaccaatacatcacttacgtttcatgtttaaccggagaatttgggaagcagatgttcgaaggtgtaattgctgttgagttttattcctcagttatcgagttccataagtataataaaacttaaaaatggattgctttaaaatcagaaaagaacccgAATTCatcgttgctgttgagaaaagtgtatgccaggcaaaacaagttatatctcggtagcctgaaagtgaagaaataatttgcctgtgtttaaattaacaaatacaccaatacatcactaaggtttcatgtttaaccggagaattagggaagcagatgttcgaaggtgtaatagctgttgagttttattcctcagttatcgagttccgtAAGGGTccgtaagtataaaacttaaaaatggattgctttaaaatcagaaaagaaacaattcaccgttgctgttgagaaaagtgtatgccaggcaaaacaagttgcatctcggtagcctgaaagttaactgacaaaataatttgcctgtgtttaaattaacaaatataccaatacatcactaacgtttcatgtttaaccggagaattagggaagcagatgttcgaaggtgtaatagctgttgagttttattcctcagttatcgagttccgtaagtataaaacttaaaaatggattgctttaaaatcagaaaagaaacaattcaccgttgctgttgagaaaagtgtatgccaggcaaaacaagttgcatctcggtagcctgaaagttaactgacaaaataatttgcctgtgtttaaattaacaaatataccaatacatcactaacgtttcatgtttaaccggagaattagggaagcagatgttcgaaggtgtaatagctgttttagttttattcctcagttatcgagttccataagtataattcaacttaaaaatggattgctttaaaatcagaaaagaaccaattcaccgttgctgctgagaaaagtgtatgccaggcaaaacaagttgcatctcggtagcctgaaagttaagtgacaaaataatttgcctgtgtacaccaatacatcactaacgtttcatgtttaaccggagaattagggaatcagatgttcgaaggtgtaatagctgttgagttttattcctcagttatcgagttccataagtataaaacttaaaaatggattgctttaaaatcagaaaagaaccaattcaccgttgctgctgagaaaagtgtatgccaggcaaaccAAGtcgcatctcggtagcctgaaagttaactgaaaaaaaatttgcctgtgtttaaattaacaaatacaccaatacatcacttacgtttcatgtttaataatacacatgaaaaaattactcgattctgattggctgagagcagtgcagttcaagtgtaacaccagtgcaaaaagtgtaacaccggtgcaaaaagtgtaacaccagtgcaaaaagtgtaacaccagtgcaaattacacatcgtaattctggattttgatttgcagaaagacattgggaaagttgtaggccaatgatctcatgtaaacggcaatgaccaaaattttgtacaaaaactctgaaaaaatttttctcgaatgcgaaaaaaagggcttcaagaaacatcttccggcactttttccacgcgaattttttcatgtttgtattattaataagtaatcatacggtttttctcgttcaatttggaattaatttgcacttgtgagtttttgaaaaagctgaaattgcactcgccgaagcggctcgtgcaatttcagctttttcaaaaactcactcgtgcaaattaattccaaattgaactcgaaaccgtatgattacctatactaaccGGAGAATttgggaagcagatgttcgaaggtgtaattgctgttgagttttattcctcagttatcgagttccataagtataataaaacttaaaaatggattgctttaaaatcagaaaagaacccgAATTCatcgttgctgttgagaaaagtgtatgccaggcaaaacaagttatatctcggtagcctgaaagtaaagaaataatttgcctgtgtttaaattaacaaatacaccaatacatcactaacgtttcatgtttaaccggagaattagggaagaaaatgttcgaaggtgtaatagctgttgagttttattcctcagttatcgagttccataagtataataaaacttaaaaatggtttgctttaaaatcagaaaagaaacaattcaccgttgctgttgagaaaagtgtatgccgggcaaaacaatttgcatctcggtagactgacagttaagaaataatttgcctgtgtttaaattaacaaatataccaatacatcactaacgtctcatgtttaaccggagaattagggaagcagatgttcgaaggtgtaatagctgttgagttttattcctcagttatcgagttccataagtataaaacttaaaaatggattgctttaaaatcagaaaagaaccaattcaccaattccggtagcctgaaagttaagatataatttgcctgtgtttaaattaatttgaaataaagagaataaagaaataattttcccttttttaattgcatgatgctggctgttgtaaaccgtgttttagaaaatatttcagattgatttactgtgcctctggactattttgacacatcactcaaagttaatttaaagtaatttgagttatttgtcgtcattaaaactttatgacgaagtcggcccaacaaatgtgtcgagattaacacctctctctccctttttCTCTCGCTCTGCCcttttagtgtgagtcttgttacaactcccacgGAGagtttggtaatttttttttacctaaacagcggggacccacattcctgacccaagttaagctcctcatgaaaACTTATTAATAAAAACGCTCTTTTTATTATCATGGTGTGCTGCTTGTTTCCTGTTTAGCTATTTACTAACTTAGCGCAATTctagataacaacaacaattctCTGTTCCCCTTGATATTACAATTATTTACATCTAATGAAAATAGAAAAGTGAGCTTAAAAAGGTAAAAGGGTACTGGCACCCTAAAAATGTCCAATGGGTTAAAAATGCTATGTTGCCGGTAAACAAATTGACTTAGTTTGCCAAAATCGGTCGGAGTCAGTTTGGGGGAAAAGCCGGGGCCGGGGTGCTGGGGTGGAAAACACGGGGTGactaaataatgaaaataatgcGTGAGCATTGCTACTCTAAAAAAGAACTTTAATGGGAACTTAACTGCAACAGTTGAACTGAACTATAGCTGCAACGTATTGTGCTAGTAAGTTGGTTCCAGCGGTTGAAAATACAATATATATTTAATGGAAAAaggttgacaaaaaaaaaaattgcttagaGAAAATACCTAACagtaactaaaaaaaaaatctatcatTTGAAAAATGcggttgaaataacaaaataaaacaacgTTGCTATTTGAGTTCATAATTCTTTTTTCCAAGTTCAAATTCAAGGGAGAGTTTCTATCCTAAAACGCCACTTCAATGGGAACTTAACTGAAACATTTGAACAGGAATCCAACAATAATGTTGTTTAACATATTTATGAACATGtagaaaatcacaaaaatattaGAAAAATCAATAGTGTACATAGAAAAAGTTGCAAATCAAGTTTCGTCAATCGTGAATAAGATACCTAGGGCATTGCTTGTACGTAATTGTGAGCAAAGTTTCGATTTCTAGAGGAGCTGAACACCACCTGCCTTCAAAAAATGGTTGTTTCCGTTGTACACAGAGGACACCCTGTGTTTTCCATAGACGCCGGCAGCCCGGCACCCCGCGCCCTGCTCTCTGGCTTTTCTACCAAACCGTCGGAGTCACACTACACGCACGGCCCACCCGTCCCCGTGCACAGGCTTAACCTATAGTAACGATAGTAGCTGAGTTACCACGCATCCATCCAACCACGCTTTTGCTGTGCAAAAATTTAGACGGTAAAGGTGTCCACAGCGCTGCGGTTAAATTTTCCACCGTATACCGGCTAAAAATTCTTCCCCGATTTGggcgttcaaatttttgaacggcGAGGCGTCTAAATTTTCCTACGTTTAGCGTGGATCCATGTGAACGGAACCCTTAAATGCACGAATTTTCAACCGTAGACAGTTCGTCTGGAATTGTGTGAATAGGGCCTAAGACTGCTTTGAAGGTAGTCTAGTATTGTAACTATGAACTTTATGTAAGTTGGTAAAGAATGGCCGGAAGAAAGGTGGTAAAAATTGATTGTGGAGGTTGtacataaaaatggaaataacaAAAGTGACAAGAtcaaaaaatttaattattttaaataactGACTAGAATGACGATCATGGGCAGAAAAAGTAATCACCCAAACTGGTTCTTTTGTAGAAGAAATATTGGATTTAAAGTAGCCTCATAAGTATTTCCCAAAGCAATTAAGTCATAAACTAAGCAAGCAATTTAGTCATAAACTAAAAAAACCTTAACTGTAATAAAAGCTCATTAAGATTTCTCTGCTTACAAAATAACGAATTTTGCTAAGAATTCCAATATTTCTCCTAAGCTTCTTTGGAATACAATCGACATTCCTGTAGGCGCTCTGAAATAAGGCCCCATTCCCAAACTTGGTTAACATACTAACAATGTCATCCACTTTGATGTACTGCAGAGAAAAAGAGTTGGAATCAATCCCATCATTTACGCTGTGGCCAAATGGGAAAGACAGGTCAAATATCAGACGCCACTGTCCCGGTCGTCACTTCTTTGGAATAATTCCAAAGCTGCTAATCTGTAAAGGGCTAATGGGAGAAACATCAAATGGTCCAGCCAC
Proteins encoded:
- the LOC137982255 gene encoding uncharacterized protein F54H12.2-like gives rise to the protein MASAHPLSAPGANSSLQLFDVPVTDVSIVSSKWIDYEPVQTGTNPIEFVIKPLADYIDINKTELRLVVKITKQDGSPTGDGKKYTLVNNALHSIIKQFTIKINETLVTEQSDTQAYNAYIKTSLNFTEQAKKSYLTKALYYKDTAGHVNEVDNTAESNEGLNRRATFTNNGAEVGLVGVPLYDVFNIDKLLLDGLEIKVKVDLNNDAFVLMAGETPNNCKLKVMSSTLRIRTVRVADSVKLEHAQIMQGHKGSAPLPAIYTLTRTPTQARIIPQGVLNHTETDLFHGFIPQCIIFGLVRNDAFNGNLARNPFNFELFDLQDIRMTVNGEEMPYSALDLTGGKKIDGYNTLFSGSGDMNCGHGLDIDRVDWENGYGLFRFDLTPAGSGHPDHLIPHRTGNVNLYQKFGTQTNSVLNLIVYAEFQNQLEIDRNRRVVYDLSQGS